Sequence from the Saccharopolyspora pogona genome:
AAGAATGTATCCGTCTGAGAACTGTCCCCCTGACCCGGACACGGCCACACGAAGGTGGAACCGCCCGAAGGGAACATCGTCGAACTGCACGGACTTTTCGGAATTGGCGACGCGCCCCACGGATGAGGTCGTCGACTGTGACGACGATTCGGTCATGAGAGTTCCTCGATAAGAATGGATTTCGAAGTTGTTGGCACGAGGCACCAGACGTGACGCTCTAGTGCTCGGCCTCGACCGGCACCGGCCAGCCATGTCCGCAGGTATCTGCGCGACGGCTATTTCGTTCGGTGAGCAGCGGCGTCTCCGGTGCTCGCTGCCGCGAACGGCATCACAGGCGCTCCTATACCTCGATGGAAGCCCAGTCGAGTGGTTACGCTCTGGGAGCCCTCGGCGGACGACACCTCAACCCGGTGGTCGAGTGCGTCGGCGAGGTTGCGCTCGCGATGCGGGCCGTTCCAAGCCAGGCCGGAACGTCCTCGTAGGCGAGAGCAGTGGTCGTGTTCTGCGCTTGGGTGCTCATACTGTCCGTTCCCCGTTCCCGGAATCCCCGCGCAGTCGGCCGGTGGCGGTCTCGTAGCCCTCGGCGGCGGACAGTTCCACCCACTGGTCCAGCGCGCCGGTGAGGTTGCGCTCCCGGTGGACGCCGTTCCATTCCACGCCGTTGACGCAGCGTCGGGCGAAAGTTCCGGCAGCGGCCGTGATGTCGTCGAAGATGGTCGTCAACGCATCGAGGATGACCGGCTCCATCACGTTGAGCTCGAGTTCCCCGGCCGCGACGGCGCAGTCCACCGCGTGGCTCTGGCCCCGGACCCGGTAGCTGAGCTGCATGACGTACTCGGGGATCACCGGGTTGACCTTGGCAGGCATGATGGATGACCCGGCCTGCACGGCCGGGATCGTGAGGTCACCGAATCCGCCGTGCGGGCCGGAGGAGAGGATCCGCAAGTCAGCGGCGATCTTGGCCATGGCGATCGCGGCCCGGGTTCCGGCCGCGGCGATCTCGGAGTACGGGTCGAGGTGCGCCAGACTGTCGTAGCGGTTCTCCGCGCTGGTGACCGGACGCCCGGTCAGGCTGGCCAGCACCTCGGCGCACCGCTCGCCGAACCCGTCCGGGGCCCCGATACCGGTGCCGACCGCGGTCGCCCCGATCGGGACCGCACTCAGCCCTGCGGCAGCGTTCGCAAGCCCGGCCGTGACGCGGCTGATCGCCGCGGCGTGGCCCCGGTGGGTGTCCCCGGCGGTGAGGACCACCGCGTCCTGCAGGCAAGTGCGTCCGAGGTGCGGCGTCTGGTCGAACTCGGCTGCCTTGCGCTCGAATGCGGCGGACAGCTCGCGCAATGCCGCAACCGGTGCCTCGACGAGTTCGAGGATCGTCAGCGCCATCGCAGTGGGGTAGGTGTCGTTCGTCGACTGCGACGCGTTGACGTGGTCGTTCGGGTGGACCGCGACCCAGGCGATGGTGCTCGCCCGCGCCGCGAGCACCTCGTTGATGTTCATGTTCGCGGTGGTGCCGCCGCCGCCGTGCACCAGCGGGGTCGGGAACTGGTCGGCGTGCTCGCCCGCGATGATCTCCTGGCACGCGGTGACGATGGCATCGCAGCGTGCCTCGTCGAGCACACCTGACGCGTGGTTGACCCGTGCGGCCGCGAGTTTGACCCGGGCGTAGTTGTGCACGAACGGCATCAGATCACCGAAGGCGCGGCCACGCACCGGGAAGTTCTTCACGCCCAGCTCTGTCTGGGGCCCGTACAGCTGATCTCGGGACGTCGTGGCGTCCACGTCGGCAGTCATCGGCCGTCCACTCTCCTCTTCGAAAGCGACCTGTACCCGCGATTGTTCGCAGTACCGCAACGCTAAGCACGCCATACCCGAACGGTCCACACGCGTTGCTTTCACAGCAACACATAAACTGCCATGAGCTGGGAGAGCTGGAAGGACATTGATCATCATGTTGCCAACACAGCAACACGTGAGATGATTTCAGGCATGGCATCTGGAGCGGAACGTGTCGCCGAGCTTCTACTGGCCTTCGGCGTCGGGGGCGCCGGGCACGACCACGGAGTGAGCGACCTCGCTCGGGCCGTCGGGCGGGAGAGAAGCCAGGTCTCCCGGATGCTCAAGGCGCTCGAACGCGGCGGCCTGGTCGAACAAGACCCTCAGACCAAGCGCTACCGGTTGGGATGGACCCTGCTGGTGCTGGCTTCCAGCGCGGGAGACACGGCGCTGCTGCGTGCGGCCCGCCCCGCGCTCCGCGGGATCGTGGCACGCACCGGCGAGGTGGCGTTGCTGTCCGTGCAACGGGGAAACCGATCGTTCACCGTCCTGCGCGAGGAATCCACCCAATCCCTTCGAGCCGGCGGCTGGGTGGGACGGAGCTCCCCAATGCACTGCACAGCATCCGGACGGGCTTTGCTGTTCGACTCCGACGACGAACTGGTCGAAGCACTCACCGAAGAGGACCTCCGAATGCCGATCTCCGCCCCAGCGGCGCCTCGTACCCTCGACGAACTTCTGGAGCGACTGCACGCCGAGCGCTCCATGGGCTACGCGATGGCCAGCGAGGAAGTGGAGATCGGTCTGACGTCGGTCGGCGTCCCGATCCGCGACCACACGGGTGAGCTGACCGCCGTCATCAACATCTCCGGTCCCACATCGCGCCTGATCGGCAGGATCGACGAATCGGTCCGCCGACTCCGAGTCGCGGCCACGGCGATCGAGAACGCACTGAAACAGCCATACGGAAAGTAAGCCGGGTCGCCCGCCGGCTAAGCGACTGAAACACCGCCCAGGATCCGGCCCCCGGAAGCGCCGGGCGAGCCGCAACGGCATCACACCCGTACGAGCACCTTCCCGCGATTGGCCTCGCGCCCCAGGTAGAGGCTGCGGTATGCCGCCGGAATGGCACCGAAGCCGTCGTAGATGGTCTGGTCGTAGGTGATCTCGCCGCGCCGGATCATGCCGCCGAGGTCTTTCTCCAGTGCGTTCCAGTTGTCCTCGGTGAACCACTCCAGGGCGTAGATGCCGCGGATAGTGGTGCGCGGGTACATGACGTGGGGCAGCAGGCGAGGACCGGTGTCCTCCTCCCCGACCTGGCTCTCCCACTGCCAGCACACCGCCACCTGGCTTTGCACGTTGAGCATCCGGAACACCACGTCGGTGATGGTGCCGCCCATGTTGTCGAAGTACTTGTCCACGCCGTCTGGCGCCGCCTTCTCGAGTGCTTCGCGCACCGCGTCGGCGGCGTCGCCGTACCGGTAGTGGATCACCTCGTCGAAGCCGAGACCAGTCAGGTACTCCGCCTTCCCGGCGGAACCGGTGGTCCCGACAACCCGGGCGCCCGCTCGCTTGGACAGTTGGCCGACCAGGGTGCCGATCGCGCCGGAAGCAGCGCTGATCACCACCGTGTCACCGGGGCGGACCGTCAGGAACTTGGTCATCGTGCCCCACGCGGTCAAGCCCGCACCGCCCATGACGCCCAAGGCCGTCGGGAGTGGAAGCGCATCGTCGAAGTGCTGCGGGTTCAGCTTGCGGAAGGCCGGGAAGACCATCGGGAACGGACCGGTGTTCCACGGCATCTCGGCACCGGTGCTCACGAGGTGGGTGCGCCAGCCGCCCCAGCCCTGCACGAGGTCGCCGACCGCGAACGCCGCTCGCGGCCCGGCCTCGATCACCTCCATGATCGAGTCGCCTCCCGCGTGCGTACCGACCGGAGTGGCCAGGGTGATGCCGTGCAGGAAGAGGTCGACGGAGACGTACCTCGTCCGGAGCAGCATCTCGTCGTCGGCGAGGTCGACGACGAGGTCCTCGACCACCTTCTGATACATCCGGTCGACATCGGGCACGCCATCGACGTGCTCCCGCACGATCCACTTCTCGACCTTCACTGCATGCTCCTCGTTTCATCATGGAATGGATGTGCCTTGGCGCTGGAACGGAAATGGAGCGGATGGAAGCCGCTCCTGCCACCGCATCGGTGAGGGGCCCCGGCACGGCTGGTTCGGACGTGGATATGCGGAAACCCGTATCTGACACGGGGAACAGGGCCGAGCCCAGGCCTCGTCCACTGCCCTGGGCCGCGCGACAATGGGACTGTCGACGATCACTGCGATCAGGAGCGGTCGACCTCCCCAGACAGATCGTTGCTTTCGGCCTCAGACACCGACTTTAGGTGGCTAGACCATTTCAGACCACCGGAGATCACGCAATGCACCCGCCCAGGCAACGCGCAGCAGTGCTCGCGAAAAGCACGCGGCAGTCCGGAAAACCGGGACGATCACGCAGAAGTACGCCCCCGCGGGGCCGAACTCGGTCGGGTGACTGGCGGTGCCGGTTCCGGGCACTCTCCGATCATGAGCCTGCCCGGATGTGAAGTCGTCGGAGGCAGGCAGTCGCAGCAGACGTCACCAAACACGCAGCGAGCGATTGGTACGCCGGATTTTGGCGTGCTGCCCCAACAGATGCAGGTGGTCTGGGAACGCTGATGGTGACGGAAAGCCGTTTGGGGTGTCACGCTAAGTGGTCGCCGCCGGAAGTTTTTCGGGGGTTGACGGCCTGTGGGTCTTGTGCGGGTCAGATGTCGGGTGTTGTGAGGTAGAGACCGGCTGCGCAATCGAGGGCTTCTTCCGGGCTGCCTACGGGGAGGCCGCTGGGCAGGATCTGGTCTTCGTACTTCCCGGAACTGGCCAGGTACAGCGCGAAGCCCCATTGGCTGGCCGAGCCTGTGTACCTCAGTCGTATCAGCGGCCAGACCTCGCCGTCTGTCAGTTCGCCCTCGACGTAGGCGAACTGGCCGCGGTAGCGAAACCGCAGGTCGGCCACCCGGGGCCAGTGGGTTCTTGCATGAGCACGCAGCCGTTGACGCAACGAGATCTTGGTCGATTCCGGCGGGGTAGGCATGATGGTGATGCTGCCAGACCAGCAGGCCGACGCGAACCGTGATCATCGTATGGCAGGGTGCGCGAACCCTGGTTGTCGATCATGGATTGGGGTCGCCCCCGTCATGCCTGGCATGTCTGCCACCCCGGTGATTCTCACCGCAGCTCAGCGGCGTGTGTTGAAACGACGCGCCTACGGTCACAAGACACCGCATCGGGACAAGGTCCGCGCCCAGATCGTGTTGCTGGCCGGGCGTGGCTACGCCAACAACCGCATCGCCGCTCGGGTGGGCGTGCACCTGGACACGGTGCGCTGCTGGCGGGACCGGTTCGCCGCCGACGGCGTGGACGGGCTCCGGGATAAGAAGCGCAGTGGCCGGCCACCGCGCTTCACCCCCGTGCAGGTCGCCGAGCTCAAGGCTCTGGCCTGCCAGCTACCGGCCGAGACCGCAACGCCGCTGTCCCGGTGGTCGTGCCCGGAACTCGCCCGTGAAGCCGTGACCCGTGGCGTGGTCACAGCGATCTCCCCCTCGACCGTACGTCGCTGGCTGGCCGCTGACGCGCTCAAACCCTGGCAGTATCGGTCCTGGATCTCCGTGCGCGACCCGCACTTCGCCACTCGGGCCGCCCGGGTGCTGGACCTCTACACCGGCATATGGGACGGCGAACCGTTGACCGGCAACGAGTTCGTGATCTCTTCTGACGAGAAGACCTCGATCCAGGCCCGCTGCCGCTGCCATCCCACGCTCCCGCCGGGCAAGGCCCGAATGATGCGCGTCGAGCACGAGTACACCCGGGGCGGAGCGCTTGCCTACCTGGCCGCCTACGACGTGCACCACGCCCGGGTGTTCGGCCGTTGCGAGCCCGCCACCGGCATCGTCCCGTTCATGGCGCTAGTCGAGCAGGTCATGACCACCCAGCCCTACGCCTCGGCCAAGCGGGTGTTCTGGGTCGTGGACAACGGCTCCTCCCACCGCGGCCAAGCCGCGATCGACCGATTGGCCAAACGATTCCCCAACGCGGTCATGGTGCACACCCCGACTCACGCCTCCTGGCTGAACCAGATCGAGGTCTTCTTCTCGATCGTGCAACGCAAAGTCGTGTCTCCCAACGACTTCACCGACCTAGCCGAAGTTGAGCAACGCCTGCTGTCTTTCCAGAACCGCTACAACGCCACCGCCACGCCGTTCCGCTGGAAGTTCACCACCAACGACCTGCATGACCTGCTCGCCCGCATCGACACCCACGACACCCACGACACCGCCGACACCGCCGACACCGCCGACCACACACCCGATACCACCCCGAAGGCCGCATGATCAAGACCCGAAGCACTTACGGGCGAGACCACTAAGGTACGGGCGGAGGCCCCGTGACGAGGAACGGAGTACCTGGTGGCTGATAGCGCTGACATCGACTACACCGCACCGTCATCGCCGCGGATCTGGAACTACTGGCAGGGCGGGAAGGACTACTACGCCGTCGACCGGGCTGCGGGGGACGAGTGGATTGCTCTCCAGCCGGAGATCGTGCAGATCGCCAAGGAATCTCGGCAGTTTTTGATGAGGGCGGTGCACTATCTTGCAGCTGAGGCCGGTGTCCGTCAGTTCCTCGATATCGGGACGGGGCTGCCGACGCTGCAGAACACCCACGAGGTGGCCCAGGCGGTCGCGCCGGAGTCGAAGGTCGTCTACGTCGACAATGACCCGCTGGTGCTGACGCACGCCCGAGCGTTGCTGACCAACACCACTGACGCGGGCGTGACCGCGTTCGTCGACGCCGACTACCACGAGCCCGAGGTGATCGTTTCGGATGCCCGGTCCACGCTGAACTTCACACAGCCGATCGCGGTGATGTTCATGGGCGTACTCGGGCATGTCCCCGATTACGAGGAGGCGTTGTCGATTACGCGCCAGGTGATGGCAGCGGTTCCGTCCGGCAGCTACTTGGTGTTGTGGGAGAACACCAACGTCAGTGAGACGGCGTGCAAAGCGGCTGAGGAGTACGCGAACAGCGGCGCGATCCCGTACCGGCTGTGCTCGGTGGAGCAGGTGGCGAAGTTCTTCGACGGGCTGGAGGTGGCCGGGCCTGGTCTGACCCCGATCAACCACTGGCGGCCTGGCGCTGACCAGACCGGCGCGGGAGAGCCGTTGGACGCCTACGGCGCGATAGGCCGCAAGCCGTAGTGGCGTGGTGTCGCCTGCCGGTGAGCCGACCGCTTCCTGGCGGCAGGGCGCATTCTCTCGATGCCTGATGCGGGAAGGATCGTGGCTTTGAGCCGAGAGCATTACGGTCCGCCGTTGACGATCTGAAGCCGTGCCCTGGCTGTGCGAGCGGAATGCGCACCGCGGGAGCGGGTCCGGCTAGCAATGCGGACACCAACCTCAGATCGCCGACCACCGCAACGGTTCTTCGCCGTGGAGCGAGGCGTTAGTCGAGCCGGATCACGATTCCGGTCAGGCCGTTCAGCACGCTGGCGACTCCTGCCCTGACGGCGGCTGCGGCGCGTTCGGGCGTGATCGAGGCGGGATCGTACGTCGAGGACATGCCGAGACCCTCGCCGCGGAATGACGCGCCGGTCCAGTTGGCTGCGGTGACGTTCGCCGTGGGCTCGGCCAACTCGGCGCCGAGCACGAGGAACTGCTGGTCGAGATGGCTGGCCGTGACCACGGCGAGCGGATCGACGAGATCGTTGCCGGCGCTGATGACGAGGTCGGGTCCCAGGTCGATGGCTTCGACGATGTGCTCGATGAGCTGGCCGGGCTCGTCGGCCGTGACAATCTTGAGGCTGATCTGCTCCTCCTCGGCCCACTCCGTCACGGCGGTCACCAGAGTCCTGGTCTGGGGGTCGTCTCCCGCGGTGAGCAGCACCACGCGGTAGCCAGGCGACGGACGGACCCCGTCCCAGGAGCCGGGGCTGGGCGTGATCGTCGCCTCCGGGGTGGGCGGCGCGGCGGGGTTGACGAACCCGGGGCCGAGGGTGCCGACCGGGCTGGGCTTGGCGTGCGGTTGGGACCAGTCGTCGGGGGAACCGCATCCGCTGACCAGTACGGCGATCGCGGCTGCCGAGGTCATGCCGGCGGCCAGAAGTCGCGAGCGCAAGCGGATCATCCTCCCAGGCGGGCGAGAAGGTCGTCTCCTTCCTACCCGATCGACGGGGATTTCCGATGCGCGGCCTTTCTCCTTCGAAATGCGGTCGCCGTTTGTTCGCTCGTGGTCTGCCGCTCGTTCGTTTGCCCCGAGCAGTCTGCGGTCGACCGCAGAAAGAGGAGTTCATGCCAGACCTTCCCCGACGTCGTTTCCGCGCCATCGTCGCCGCCGCTGCCGTGGCCGTGGCCGTGGCCGTCGTACTGAATGCAGCGCCCGCTCTCGCACACGGCTTCTCCTCGACTGCGTACGTCGACGTCACCTCGCCCGAAACGGGGCATGTCCGGGCTGAGCTCGGACTGGAGTACGACCTGCTCGTCGTCTCGGTTGCCGACTACGAGCGCAACGATCCGCTCTTCCGGCAAGGCAACGCGGCATTCGAGGTCCGGGACTCGGCAGCGCAGGCCGCCGCGCTCGACACCCACGCCGGCTCGGTCGTCAAGTACGTGACCGGTCGCTTCGGCGTCACCGCCCAGGGGCAGGCGTGCACCCCGACGCAGGACGGCCACTTCGCGATCGAAGAACGCGACGGCGTGCCGTACGCGCGGCTGGTTCTCGACTACCGGTGCGCGGCCGCAGATTCGCACGAGGTGCACAGCGGGCTCTTCCCGGATTCCGAGGGCTATGTGCGCGACACCAAGACGATCGTCACCTACGACCTCGACCTGACCTCCGGCAGCGCCGCGCTCGACGCGAGGCAGCCGTCGTTCTCCACGCAGCAGTCCTGGGCCGAGCGGTTCTGGGAGTTCTTCCAGCTCGGGGCGGAGCATCTGCTCACCGGGCTCGACCACATCCTGTTCCTGCTGGCGCTCATCGCGGGCTCACGCCGCCTGCGCGAAATCGTGCTGGCGGCAACGACATTCACGCTCGCCCACTCGGTGACCTTCATACTCGCCGCACTCGGCCTCGTGCGGGTGCCTGCGTCGTTCGTGGAGCCCGCCATCGCGCTCTCGATTGCGGTCGTCGCGGCCTGGCCGCTCTGGCGGCTATGGCGCCGCGGGTCGCACGCCACCGATCTCGAGGCGGCCGAGTCCGGTCGCCTCAGCTTAGAGCCTGTCGGCGAATGCCGTCCGCGCCTTTGGAAGCGGCGTAGCCGCTTGCAGCCACCTTGCCAAGACGACCATCGGCGGGTTCTGAGAGGTTTTCTGGCGAGGACGGCCCCTCCGCCGCGTATTGGACATACATCAGGAGGGGCACCCGCAGTCCAGGGAACCTCTCAGGTTCCGCTAAGCGACCACCCACCCAGACCATTCACCAACAGGCTTTTAGATCGTGCTGGCTGGGCTCGGCTTGCGGTGGTCTTCTGCTTCGGCCTCGTGCACGGACTCGGTTTCGCCGAGGCGCTGGGTATCGACGAGGCTTGGTCGTGGACGCTGCTCTGGTCGTTGCTCGTGTTCAACCTCGGTATCGAGGTCGTGCAGTTGGCGATCATCGCGGTTGTCTTCCCGCTGCTCGCCCTGCTGCGCCACCGCCTCCCGGTCGCGCGGCGATGGACGACCGGGGTCATCTCGGCCGGCGTCTCGGTGATGGGCGTGGCGTGGTTCGTGCAGCGAATTTTCGGACTCTGACGTACTAGCTCTTCCGGCTCGTGCAACGAGTCCGTCCGTCCACGTTCACCTGGACGACGTCAACAGCGGAAACGCTACGAACCGGTCTTCTCACCCTTAAGACCGGAACGGATGCAAATTCAATGAAGACAACCAAATCCAACGATGCCTCGGGGCTTGTCCGACGCCGCGTCGCTCGCGGTGTCACGGCGGCTGCCATGGGCGTCGTCGTGGCGTTCGGCACCGGTCAGATGAGCGCGGCCTTCGCCGATGAGCCCGCGACGCTCACCGGCATCATCCTCGGTGTCGGTGCCAAGGAATCCCAGCGCGTCGTGAGCTGGTACTCCTCGACCGACACCGCGCAGGTCGTGCAGGTCGCCCCGACCGACAAGCTCATCGACGGCCAGTTCCCGAAGAACGCCGTGACCTTCCCGGCGACCGTCGCCGCGAACAGCGTCAACGGCGGCTTCAACGGTCACGCGACGATCGACGGCCTGAAGAAGGACACCGCGTACTCCTACCGCGTCGGTGCCGGGGACAGCTGGTCCCCGACGTACTCCTTCAAGACCCAGGACTTCAAGGGCGACTTCGACTTCCTGTTCTTCGGCGACCCGCAGATCGGCTCGTCCGGCAACGTGGCGAAGGACGGCGAAGGGTGGAAGGACACCCTGGACGTCGCCCTGACCGCGACCCCGAACGCGGAGCTGCTGGTCTCCGGCGGCGACCAGGTCGAGACCGCCAACACCGAGCCGCAGTGGGACGCGTTCCTGGCGCCCGACAAGCTGCGCCAGTACCCGTGGGCCGCCACCATCGGTAACCACGACGTCGGCGGCAAGGCCTACGAGCAGCACTTCTGGACCCCGAACACCGACCGTTCGGCGTCGTACTACAAGGGCAGCCCCGACACCCAGTCCGGCGGCGACTACTGGTACATCTACAAGGACGTGCTGTTCATCGACATCAACAGCAACGCCTACGCCAACGGCGCTGACGAGGCGCACCTCGGCTACATCACCGACGTGATCAACCAGCAGGGCGGCAAGGCGAAGTACACGGTGCTGGTCTACCACCACTCGATCTACTCGCCGGCCAGCCACGCCAACGACACCGACAACAAGCAGCGCCGCCAGGACTTCCCGACCGCCTTCTCCAACCTCGGCGTCGACCTGGTCCTGCAGGGTCACGACCACAGCTACTCCCGTAGCTACATGATCAAGAATGGCGAGAAGGCGAACCCGGATGAGCAGCCCGGTGCCACCCAGGTGGCTCAGGGCCCGGGCGGCGTCATCTACGTGACGGCGAACTCCGCCTCGGGTTCGAAGTACTACGACCTCACCGCTCCGATCCCCGGTTCGGACTTCGGCCCCGACCCGCTGAACCCCAACAGCCACTGGGCCAACTCGGTCGAGAACCAGGAGCACGTCCGTACCTACGTCAAGGTCGAGGTGCGTGACGACAAGCTCGTCGTCGAGAACATCCGCAGCAGCACCTGTGCTGCCCCCAACGCTGCGGTGGAGCTGGGCAAGGTGAAGTGGTGCGGCCCGAACAACGGTGCCGACGCTGCCCCGCCGGTCGGCTCCGTCGTCGACAAGGTTGCGATCCAGCCGTATACCGCCAAGGACAAGGGCAAGCAAAACGGCACCGGAAACGGCAACGGTGACCACCCGGCCCAGGGTGGGCCCGACTGGGTTCGGCAGCAGGATGTCGCGGGCAGCGAGACGCTGACCGCGCTGAACTGATCCAACCCGCTCCGCGTGGTGGGGTGGACACCGCTGGTGTCCACCCCACCACCTGCCTTTCATCCCGCCCATTCCGTTCGAGGATCACCAGATGCACTCCACATCCCGACCGGCCACAGTGGCCGGAGCCCTCGCTCGCGCCGTTGTCGTCGCACTGCTCGCTGTAGCCGGCCTCGCCGGAGTGGGAACCGGACTCGCTGCCGGAGCCGACGCCGTCCCGTGGACGGTGCGCACGGCCGCCAACGAATTCGGCTCCGACCGGAACAACTACAGCTACACCGTCGACCCGGGCGGGCGGATCGAGGACGGTCTGGTGGTCGCCAACCACGGCACGACCTCGCTTGACCTGGCCGTATACAGCGCGGACGCGTTCACCACTGATGCCGGCCAACTCGACCTCGTCACCGAAGACGCGACGTCGACCGGCGTGGGCGCATGGGTCGATCCGAGCCAAGACCACCTCACGATCCAGCCCGGCCAGTCCGCCGAGGTGCCGTTCACCGTCACCGTTCCGGAAAACGCCACGCCCGGCGACCACATGGGCGGCATCGTCACCTCGCTGACGCAGGGTGGTGTGGAGCGACGTGTCGGCATCCGGATGCAGCTGCGCGTAGGTGGCGGGCTCAAGCCGGGCCTGTCGGTCGAGGGTCTGGGCGTGCACTACTCGGGCACGCCCAACCCGTTCGGCAAGGGTGACGCCACCACCACCTACACGATCCGCAACAGCGGCAACGTCATCCTCTCGGCCCGGCAAGCGGTATCCCTTTCCGGCCCCTTCGGGAGCTGGCCCGTCCCCTCCGGGCAGATCGACGATTCGCCCCAGCTGCTCCCAGGCGAAACGTGGCAGGTTTCCGTGCCGTTCCGCGGAGTGGTTTCTGCGCTGCAACTGACCGGGACGGTCACCCTCGTCCCGCTGCTTACTGACGCGGCGGGCTCGACAGCCCCGCTCCCCGCCGCCGAGAACACGACGCACGCGTGGGCCATTCCTTGGGGGCTTTTCCTGCTCCTCGCCGTCATGTGCGTGCTCGTTGTCGCGGTTCTTGCTTTCCGGCGAAGGCAGGCCAAGATTTCCCCCGAATAACGTTAGCCCTGTGCTCACTGGGCCACCGCTCGGTGATCGCGGCGAAGAGTTCGGGTAAGTGTTATCGGTTTCTCGTAGTGGACTGGCGCCATCGCAGCTCAGGCTGCAGGACGGGGGGCACTGCTGGGGCGGGTTGACCGTTCAGGCGGCCTAGTAAGAGGTCGACTGCCCGGAGGGCGAGTTCTTCCAGAACGAGATCGACTGCGGTGATCGGCGGATTGTTGGCGCGGGTGAATTCGCTGTCTGTGAGGGAAGCGATCATCAGATCGTCCGGAACGTTCATTCCAGCCTTCTCGGCCGCCTGGGCGGCACCGGATGCGAATCGGCTGGCAGCGGCCACGATGGCGTCCGGCGGCCGGTTGCCGGCCAAGATAGGTGCTATGAAGCGCACCGCTCCGTCAACGCCTTCTCCTTCGTAGAGCGCATGTTGTTGCGGTCGCATCCGATGCTTGCGCGCCCACGCGCGGTATGCCTCGGTTGACCTGCGGTTCCACGCGTTGTCCTCGGTTCCGGTGAGAAGCATGACGCGACGCGCGCCCTCAGCTCGCAACCCATCGAGGAGCTCGGTCACCGCGGCGCGGTGCCCGAGCGTGACCGACCACGCGAAGTCGGGACGGTCGGGATCTTCGTCGACAGTTACCACGGGGACATTGCGACGCATCAGCTCCCCGAGCACTTTGTCGTCCCCGTAGGGGTGCGCCACGATGCAGCCATCCATCGGCACGCGTTGACCTGCAGGATCAAGCATGTCAGGAACGTGGATGAGCCCCAGGTTGCGCTCGAGCACTGTCGTGGCGATGGCGCCGGCTAGCCGGTTGAACGTTTGAGAGCCGGCCAGCGATCCATGCACGGCATCCCGCGGCCGCAAGATCAAGCCGATGATGCCGGACCGCCCCGTTCGTAGCG
This genomic interval carries:
- a CDS encoding purple acid phosphatase family protein, which translates into the protein MGVVVAFGTGQMSAAFADEPATLTGIILGVGAKESQRVVSWYSSTDTAQVVQVAPTDKLIDGQFPKNAVTFPATVAANSVNGGFNGHATIDGLKKDTAYSYRVGAGDSWSPTYSFKTQDFKGDFDFLFFGDPQIGSSGNVAKDGEGWKDTLDVALTATPNAELLVSGGDQVETANTEPQWDAFLAPDKLRQYPWAATIGNHDVGGKAYEQHFWTPNTDRSASYYKGSPDTQSGGDYWYIYKDVLFIDINSNAYANGADEAHLGYITDVINQQGGKAKYTVLVYHHSIYSPASHANDTDNKQRRQDFPTAFSNLGVDLVLQGHDHSYSRSYMIKNGEKANPDEQPGATQVAQGPGGVIYVTANSASGSKYYDLTAPIPGSDFGPDPLNPNSHWANSVENQEHVRTYVKVEVRDDKLVVENIRSSTCAAPNAAVELGKVKWCGPNNGADAAPPVGSVVDKVAIQPYTAKDKGKQNGTGNGNGDHPAQGGPDWVRQQDVAGSETLTALN
- a CDS encoding WxL protein peptidoglycan domain-containing protein, which gives rise to MHSTSRPATVAGALARAVVVALLAVAGLAGVGTGLAAGADAVPWTVRTAANEFGSDRNNYSYTVDPGGRIEDGLVVANHGTTSLDLAVYSADAFTTDAGQLDLVTEDATSTGVGAWVDPSQDHLTIQPGQSAEVPFTVTVPENATPGDHMGGIVTSLTQGGVERRVGIRMQLRVGGGLKPGLSVEGLGVHYSGTPNPFGKGDATTTYTIRNSGNVILSARQAVSLSGPFGSWPVPSGQIDDSPQLLPGETWQVSVPFRGVVSALQLTGTVTLVPLLTDAAGSTAPLPAAENTTHAWAIPWGLFLLLAVMCVLVVAVLAFRRRQAKISPE
- a CDS encoding LacI family DNA-binding transcriptional regulator, producing the protein MSESDEASAMPRVTIRDVAKRAGVSISTVSHALSRRRPISEATRQRVLEAVDELGYGADPHARSLRTGRSGIIGLILRPRDAVHGSLAGSQTFNRLAGAIATTVLERNLGLIHVPDMLDPAGQRVPMDGCIVAHPYGDDKVLGELMRRNVPVVTVDEDPDRPDFAWSVTLGHRAAVTELLDGLRAEGARRVMLLTGTEDNAWNRRSTEAYRAWARKHRMRPQQHALYEGEGVDGAVRFIAPILAGNRPPDAIVAAASRFASGAAQAAEKAGMNVPDDLMIASLTDSEFTRANNPPITAVDLVLEELALRAVDLLLGRLNGQPAPAVPPVLQPELRWRQSTTRNR